Below is a window of Rhodoglobus vestalii DNA.
TCGCGTTCAGCGATGTGCTGTGGCTCAATGAGGCGCTGCGCGAGTATTTCCGCTCCGGTTCGGAATCGTTGATGGATGCTTACCCAGAGAACGCGATGAAGCGCATCTGGAAGGCCCAACACTTCTCCTACTGGATGACGACCATGCTTCATGTGGCACCGGATGCGAGCGAGTTCGACAAGAAGCGTCAGCTCGGCGAGCTGCGGTCTGTCACAGAATCAGCCGCCGCAAATGCCTATCTCTCCGAGGGCTATGTTGGGTGGGATTATGAGGCGGATGACTGGCGCTGATTCCTCTGCGAACATGGACCTATGAGCCCAACACTGAAAGTTGCTGTGATCGGTCACGGGGAAGCTGGGTCACTCATCGCTGGCGGTCTTCAGGATGCTGGCCTCGTGGTCATTGGATTCGACCCAGCCACTCCGGCTAACCCGACGGTACCGCTCACGGCGTCCGTCAACGAAGCAGTCGCAGGTGCCGACATAGTGCTATCGCTGAATTCTTCGACGGTAGCGTTCAGAGTGGCAGAGCAGGTCGCCCCAATGCTGAAGGAGGGCGTTATTTATGCGGATCTCAACACCGGTACTCCGGCACTCAAGAAGAAACTCGCCGCGCTGTTTGCCTCTGGGGCCTTTGCCGATGTTGCCATCATGCGCCCCGTACCTGGACTCGGCGCGAAGGTTCCGATGGGCGTATCCGGCACCGCCGCGCGCAGATTCGTCGACCTTTTGGAGCCGTTCGCCCTGAACCTCGAGTTTGTCTCTGATGTCGCCGGCGAGGCTGCAGCACGCAAGCTCATCCGGAGCGTTCTCGCCAAAGGAATCGCGGCAGTGACGATCGACTATCTGTGGGCTGCCGAGAGTCTCGGGCTTCAGGAATGGGCGTACGAAGAGGTGCAGCGCGAGTTCGATGCGATGAGCGCCGAAACGGCCCAGCGTTACCTCAGCGGCACGGTCAAACACGTCAAGCGTCGGCAGATCGAAATGATCGACGTGAATGAGATGCTCAACGAGAGCGGCTACCTGAGCACCATTGTGCCGGCGATCGAGCTCACCTATAACCGTGTCATCCACAGTGTGAAAGTGCCATTCAGCACCCCCGAAAAGTGAGCCGACGGACGTGAGCCCGGCCGCCAGCTTCTGTCAGTAGTCGAGTTGTTGCTGGAGTGCGTCGAGCACCACGTAGCAAGGCAGCACGGAAGCCACACTCGAGTTCGGTTCTCGGTTCTCGCTGATGGCCGCGACAAACTCACGATCCTGAAGCTCGATTCCGTTCATGGAAACCGCGACGTTCGAGAGATCGATGCCTTCATCCTTCCCGGTGAAGAGATCGTCGTAGCGCGCGATATACGTTGCCGTGTCTCCGATATACCGGAAGAAGGTACCCAGCGGTCCGTCGTTATTAAACGAGAGTGAGAGAGTGCAAATCTTCCCGGTTTCCGTCTGAAGCTGGATGGACATATCCATAGCAATGCCGAGTTCTCGATTTTTGGGGCCCTGCACGGCATTGGCTTTTACGATCTTCTCGCCAGTCTGGTACTGAAAGAGATCGACCGTGTGTGCGGCGTGATGCCACAGCAGATGATCCGTCCACGACCTGGTCTGGCCGAGAGCATTCATGTTGCTGCGTCGGAAGAAGTAGGTCTGAACATCCAACTGCTGGAGGGCGAACTCACCGGCAACAACCCTGTTGTGGATGTATTGGTGGGACGGGTTGAACCGGCGGGTATGGCCGGCCATCGCAATCAGCCCGGTCTCCCGCTGCACGTCAACGATCTCCTGTACACCGGCCAGGTTGTCGGCCATCGGAATTTCAACCTCCACGTTGATTCCGGCCCGGAGCGCCTGAATGGTTTGATCGTGATGCATTTGCGTGGGAGTGGCCAAAATCACCCCGTCGAGGTCTGGTTGCGCCAGCAGTTCGGCGTAGTCGGTGAAAGCTGCTTTCGCCCCATACTTTTCTGCGAACTCCTCGGCGACCGCCATCCGACTGTGCCCAACATAGGCAATGTTCGCATCATCGATGAGAGCGAGTGCGTCGAGGTGTTTCTGGCCGAAAGCGCCGAGGCCTACGACAGCAATGTTGACAGTCATTCTGAACCCTTCGGTGTGAGGATAAGGTGGCCAACCGCCGTATTGGAAGCTGGTACGTGATAGAAGCGATACACCTCATCCACTTCAGGGCCAAGCGCGCCCCGCATGATGAGCCACATGATGAGCTCAACGCCTTCGGAACCGGCCTCGATCATGTACTCGAGGTGCGGCTTGTACTGCAAA
It encodes the following:
- a CDS encoding DUF1932 domain-containing protein, with the translated sequence MSPTLKVAVIGHGEAGSLIAGGLQDAGLVVIGFDPATPANPTVPLTASVNEAVAGADIVLSLNSSTVAFRVAEQVAPMLKEGVIYADLNTGTPALKKKLAALFASGAFADVAIMRPVPGLGAKVPMGVSGTAARRFVDLLEPFALNLEFVSDVAGEAAARKLIRSVLAKGIAAVTIDYLWAAESLGLQEWAYEEVQREFDAMSAETAQRYLSGTVKHVKRRQIEMIDVNEMLNESGYLSTIVPAIELTYNRVIHSVKVPFSTPEK
- a CDS encoding Gfo/Idh/MocA family oxidoreductase translates to MTVNIAVVGLGAFGQKHLDALALIDDANIAYVGHSRMAVAEEFAEKYGAKAAFTDYAELLAQPDLDGVILATPTQMHHDQTIQALRAGINVEVEIPMADNLAGVQEIVDVQRETGLIAMAGHTRRFNPSHQYIHNRVVAGEFALQQLDVQTYFFRRSNMNALGQTRSWTDHLLWHHAAHTVDLFQYQTGEKIVKANAVQGPKNRELGIAMDMSIQLQTETGKICTLSLSFNNDGPLGTFFRYIGDTATYIARYDDLFTGKDEGIDLSNVAVSMNGIELQDREFVAAISENREPNSSVASVLPCYVVLDALQQQLDY